Sequence from the Chitinophagales bacterium genome:
GATACACTGCCTATAGTTTCAGCTAAGGCTGCCGTGGCACCCCCATGAAGTAAACCCATTGGTTGTTTTGTTTTTCCTATTACTGGCATTCTCATTTTTAAAAAGTCTTCTCCTAATTCTAAAAATTCCATTTCTAAGAATTGACCCATTGTATTCTGCGCTCTGAGTTTTAGTTCTTCTAATGATTGGGGAGATTTCCAAATAGACATGAATCAATTATTTTGGCACTAAAGTTAGAACTTTTTATGAAGGTGTTACCATAAATAATTTTTGGAATCTTTAATTATGATTATAATAAAAACAAAGAGGCTTGTCTAAAGACAAACCTCTCTTACTTAATTAAAATTGAAAAAAATAAACCTAATTACATAACTGTTTCCTTATCAGCTATGAGGTGTTTTATTTTATCTAATAAGTTCGGGAGCATTCTAGCGGCGGCATAATGCTTCATAGCTTGTCTCGCCTCTATCGCAGGAGATCCAAAGTATCGTAAATTTCCTTCTAGATTTTTATCTACATTTGATGAAGCAAGAATTATTGCATTATCCCCAATAGTTAGTCCTTTGGAAATACCTACCTTCCCATAAATTGTAACATTATTCCCTATTTTAGTTTTACCTGCTATAGCTACTTGTGCACAAACCAAACAATTTTCTCCAAGAATTACTCCGTGCGCAATATGTATTTGATTATCTAGCTTACTCCCTTTTCCTATCTTAGTAGTTCCTGATACACCTGAATCAATACTGCAGTTTGATCCTATTTCTACATCGTCTTCAATTATAGTGTTCCCAATAGTATGCATTTTAAGATATTTGCCACCTTGTTTATTATAATAAAAGGCTTCCGAACCTACTGCTGTATTGGATTGTATGATAACATTGCTACCTATTGTTGTATTCGGGTATATCGTCGTATTGGGATAAATAATGCAGTTGTCACCTATTGTTACATTTTTCCCAATAAAAACGTTTGGATAGATAATGCACCCTTCTCCAATTATTGCCTCAGAACTGATAATCGAATCATTTGAATGTTTAGTAGGGAAGTAGTCAAGAGCTATTTGGTTAAATATCTTAAATGGGTTGTCAGTATATAATAGGCATTTATCTTCTGGGCAATCGATTACTTGATTGATTATAATAAATGATGCAGAACTTTTTAATGCTTTTTCATAGTATTTCGGGGTGTCAACAAAGGTGATATCGCCTTCTTTAACTCTATTGATTTCATTGATACCATTCACCTCTTTTGAATACCTGTTAGATATGATTTTTAAGTCATATTTATCAATTAAATCACTCAGTTTGACCTTGTCTTTAAAGTCCATTTTTTCTTGTTCTATTTATTATCTGACGATAATTGGGTATGTATGGTTGCATACAACCTAGTTTTTAATTAATAATTTTATTTAAATTGATTTTTTAGTTGAATAAAACTAAAAATGCCAAGGACGAATCCTTGGCATTTTTAAAGTAGTTATTAAGACTACCTTATCAACGTAATACTTCCTTTTTTAGTACGTTTTTCTCCGTTGAGATATTCTACCTCTGCAGAGAAGCTGTATACGCCACTTGGTTGTGGCTCGTTTTTATAGACCCCATCCCATCCCATAGTGATATGGTCAG
This genomic interval carries:
- a CDS encoding UDP-3-O-(3-hydroxymyristoyl)glucosamine N-acyltransferase — protein: MDFKDKVKLSDLIDKYDLKIISNRYSKEVNGINEINRVKEGDITFVDTPKYYEKALKSSASFIIINQVIDCPEDKCLLYTDNPFKIFNQIALDYFPTKHSNDSIISSEAIIGEGCIIYPNVFIGKNVTIGDNCIIYPNTTIYPNTTIGSNVIIQSNTAVGSEAFYYNKQGGKYLKMHTIGNTIIEDDVEIGSNCSIDSGVSGTTKIGKGSKLDNQIHIAHGVILGENCLVCAQVAIAGKTKIGNNVTIYGKVGISKGLTIGDNAIILASSNVDKNLEGNLRYFGSPAIEARQAMKHYAAARMLPNLLDKIKHLIADKETVM